Proteins encoded within one genomic window of Glycine soja cultivar W05 chromosome 1, ASM419377v2, whole genome shotgun sequence:
- the LOC114411808 gene encoding clp protease adapter protein ClpF, chloroplastic-like isoform X4 encodes MAPFEPFKRSQITSSTGRNLVWNNSVQSLFLTRHSGFRAEAAWMFRGGEQGLDVSSEHSESANEDILMFFFFQLDLATRVQYALNMEQYDIAKQLRNKLAEVEEEVIKQQQSKRGLSSKSEAQDKAISIIRLHSDLQNAIENEHYALAAELRDEISKLEAESLAASAKALAHENAQYAFRLGQKVRHKKFGYKAVICGMDPVCSESSSWMENAQVKKLSRGSAQPFYQVLVDVHAEPNLLVAYVPEENLLTPDKPDKGRFDHPYISFLFYGMDSAGDFIPIKQLREKYNKPRHEIPIDPPNDE; translated from the exons ATGGCACCCTTTGAGCCATTCAAGAGATCCCAAATTACCTCTTCCACTGGCAGAAACTTGGTTTGGAACAATTCTGTTCAGAGCTTGTTCTTAACAAGGCACAGTGGTTTCAGGGCTGAAGCAGCATGGATGTTTAGAGGGGGAGAACAAGGGTTGGATGTGAGTTCGGAGCACAGCGAGAGTGCTAATGAGGATATCTTgatgttcttcttctttcagtTGGACTTGGCCACAAGAGTACAG TATGCTTTAAATATGGAGCAGTATGACATTGCAAAGCAGCTGAGGAACAAACTTGCTGAG GTTGAAGAAGAGGTAATCAAGCAACAacagtcaaaaaggggattgtCTTCAAAAAGTGAAGCACAAGATAAAGCTATAAGTATTATACGTCTTCA TTCAGACCTCCAGAATGCTATTGAGAATGAGCATTATGCCTTGGCTGCTGAATTACGTGATGAAATTTCCAAACTTGAAGCAGAGTCTCTAGCTGCATCGGCTAAAGCTTTGGCTCATGAAAATGCACAATATGCATTCCGCTTGGGGCAGAAAGTGAGACATAAAAAATTTG GCTATAAAGCTGTCATCTGTGGAATGGATCCAGTATGCAGTGAATCAAGTTCATGGATGGAAAATGCACAAGTTAAAAAATTGTCTCGTGGTTCCGCTCAACCATTTTATCAG GTTCTTGTTGATGTACATGCTGAACCAAATCTATTGGTGGCATATG ttCCAGAGGAGAATCTTTTAACACCTGATAAACCAGACA AGGGAAGATTCGATCATCCCTACATCTCTTTTCTATTCTATGGAATGGATTCAGCAGGAGATTTCATCCCAATTAAGCAACTAAGGGAGAAGTACAATAAACCAAGGCATGAAATACCCATTGACCCACCAAATGATGAATGA
- the LOC114411808 gene encoding clp protease adapter protein ClpF, chloroplastic-like isoform X1 yields MAPFEPFKRSQITSSTGRNLVWNNSVQSLFLTRHSGFRAEAAWMFRGGEQGLDVSSEHSESANEDILMFFFFQLDLATRVQYALNMEQYDIAKQLRNKLAEVEEEVIKQQQSKRGLSSKSEAQDKAISIIRLHSDLQNAIENEHYALAAELRDEISKLEAESLAASAKALAHENAQYAFRLGQKVRHKKFGYKAVICGMDPVCSESSSWMENAQVKKLSRGSAQPFYQVLVDVHAEPNLLVAYVPEENLLTPDKPDMLNRLDLYLKDIHYAIISIIEFALLLVPREDSIIPTSLFYSMEWIQQEISSQLSN; encoded by the exons ATGGCACCCTTTGAGCCATTCAAGAGATCCCAAATTACCTCTTCCACTGGCAGAAACTTGGTTTGGAACAATTCTGTTCAGAGCTTGTTCTTAACAAGGCACAGTGGTTTCAGGGCTGAAGCAGCATGGATGTTTAGAGGGGGAGAACAAGGGTTGGATGTGAGTTCGGAGCACAGCGAGAGTGCTAATGAGGATATCTTgatgttcttcttctttcagtTGGACTTGGCCACAAGAGTACAG TATGCTTTAAATATGGAGCAGTATGACATTGCAAAGCAGCTGAGGAACAAACTTGCTGAG GTTGAAGAAGAGGTAATCAAGCAACAacagtcaaaaaggggattgtCTTCAAAAAGTGAAGCACAAGATAAAGCTATAAGTATTATACGTCTTCA TTCAGACCTCCAGAATGCTATTGAGAATGAGCATTATGCCTTGGCTGCTGAATTACGTGATGAAATTTCCAAACTTGAAGCAGAGTCTCTAGCTGCATCGGCTAAAGCTTTGGCTCATGAAAATGCACAATATGCATTCCGCTTGGGGCAGAAAGTGAGACATAAAAAATTTG GCTATAAAGCTGTCATCTGTGGAATGGATCCAGTATGCAGTGAATCAAGTTCATGGATGGAAAATGCACAAGTTAAAAAATTGTCTCGTGGTTCCGCTCAACCATTTTATCAG GTTCTTGTTGATGTACATGCTGAACCAAATCTATTGGTGGCATATG ttCCAGAGGAGAATCTTTTAACACCTGATAAACCAGACATGTTGAATAGATTAGATCTATACTTGAAAGACATACACTATGCTATTATTTCTATCATTGAATTTGCGCTTTTACTGGTGCCCAGGGAAGATTCGATCATCCCTACATCTCTTTTCTATTCTATGGAATGGATTCAGCAGGAGATTTCATCCCAATTAAGCAACTAA
- the LOC114411808 gene encoding clp protease adapter protein ClpF, chloroplastic-like isoform X2: MAPFEPFKRSQITSSTGRNLVWNNSVQSLFLTRHSGFRAEAAWMFRGGEQGLDVSSEHSESANEDILMFFFFQLDLATRVQYALNMEQYDIAKQLRNKLAEVEEEVIKQQQSKRGLSSKSEAQDKAINLQNAIENEHYALAAELRDEISKLEAESLAASAKALAHENAQYAFRLGQKVRHKKFGYKAVICGMDPVCSESSSWMENAQVKKLSRGSAQPFYQVLVDVHAEPNLLVAYVPEENLLTPDKPDMLNRLDLYLKDIHYAIISIIEFALLLVPREDSIIPTSLFYSMEWIQQEISSQLSN; this comes from the exons ATGGCACCCTTTGAGCCATTCAAGAGATCCCAAATTACCTCTTCCACTGGCAGAAACTTGGTTTGGAACAATTCTGTTCAGAGCTTGTTCTTAACAAGGCACAGTGGTTTCAGGGCTGAAGCAGCATGGATGTTTAGAGGGGGAGAACAAGGGTTGGATGTGAGTTCGGAGCACAGCGAGAGTGCTAATGAGGATATCTTgatgttcttcttctttcagtTGGACTTGGCCACAAGAGTACAG TATGCTTTAAATATGGAGCAGTATGACATTGCAAAGCAGCTGAGGAACAAACTTGCTGAG GTTGAAGAAGAGGTAATCAAGCAACAacagtcaaaaaggggattgtCTTCAAAAAGTGAAGCACAAGATAAAGCTATAA ACCTCCAGAATGCTATTGAGAATGAGCATTATGCCTTGGCTGCTGAATTACGTGATGAAATTTCCAAACTTGAAGCAGAGTCTCTAGCTGCATCGGCTAAAGCTTTGGCTCATGAAAATGCACAATATGCATTCCGCTTGGGGCAGAAAGTGAGACATAAAAAATTTG GCTATAAAGCTGTCATCTGTGGAATGGATCCAGTATGCAGTGAATCAAGTTCATGGATGGAAAATGCACAAGTTAAAAAATTGTCTCGTGGTTCCGCTCAACCATTTTATCAG GTTCTTGTTGATGTACATGCTGAACCAAATCTATTGGTGGCATATG ttCCAGAGGAGAATCTTTTAACACCTGATAAACCAGACATGTTGAATAGATTAGATCTATACTTGAAAGACATACACTATGCTATTATTTCTATCATTGAATTTGCGCTTTTACTGGTGCCCAGGGAAGATTCGATCATCCCTACATCTCTTTTCTATTCTATGGAATGGATTCAGCAGGAGATTTCATCCCAATTAAGCAACTAA
- the LOC114411808 gene encoding clp protease adapter protein ClpF, chloroplastic-like isoform X3: MAPFEPFKRSQITSSTGRNLVWNNSVQSLFLTRHSGFRAEAAWMFRGGEQGLDVSSEHSESANEDILMFFFFQLDLATRVQYALNMEQYDIAKQLRNKLAEVEEEVIKQQQSKRGLSSKSEAQDKAISIIRLHSDLQNAIENEHYALAAELRDEISKLEAESLAASAKALAHENAQYAFRLGQKVRHKKFGYKAVICGMDPVCSESSSWMENAQVKKLSRGSAQPFYQVLVDVHAEPNLLVAYGKIRSSLHLFSILWNGFSRRFHPN; this comes from the exons ATGGCACCCTTTGAGCCATTCAAGAGATCCCAAATTACCTCTTCCACTGGCAGAAACTTGGTTTGGAACAATTCTGTTCAGAGCTTGTTCTTAACAAGGCACAGTGGTTTCAGGGCTGAAGCAGCATGGATGTTTAGAGGGGGAGAACAAGGGTTGGATGTGAGTTCGGAGCACAGCGAGAGTGCTAATGAGGATATCTTgatgttcttcttctttcagtTGGACTTGGCCACAAGAGTACAG TATGCTTTAAATATGGAGCAGTATGACATTGCAAAGCAGCTGAGGAACAAACTTGCTGAG GTTGAAGAAGAGGTAATCAAGCAACAacagtcaaaaaggggattgtCTTCAAAAAGTGAAGCACAAGATAAAGCTATAAGTATTATACGTCTTCA TTCAGACCTCCAGAATGCTATTGAGAATGAGCATTATGCCTTGGCTGCTGAATTACGTGATGAAATTTCCAAACTTGAAGCAGAGTCTCTAGCTGCATCGGCTAAAGCTTTGGCTCATGAAAATGCACAATATGCATTCCGCTTGGGGCAGAAAGTGAGACATAAAAAATTTG GCTATAAAGCTGTCATCTGTGGAATGGATCCAGTATGCAGTGAATCAAGTTCATGGATGGAAAATGCACAAGTTAAAAAATTGTCTCGTGGTTCCGCTCAACCATTTTATCAG GTTCTTGTTGATGTACATGCTGAACCAAATCTATTGGTGGCATATG GGAAGATTCGATCATCCCTACATCTCTTTTCTATTCTATGGAATGGATTCAGCAGGAGATTTCATCCCAATTAA